Proteins from a genomic interval of Candidatus Brocadiaceae bacterium:
- a CDS encoding Gfo/Idh/MocA family oxidoreductase has product MDKVKLGVIGCGVMGVRHLAAAARSEHAVPFAAADLMRERAEAAVKEHGAERVYTDGRDLIADEDVDAVVFAAPAAHRDALVIEALKAGKHVLIEKPVAMNADVVRRMIEARGDRVAACCSCRFHAYASARAAAAFVSTGALGDLRVIHCRAFTPARGTPKKMPPVWRLVKALNGGGIMANWGCYDLDYLLGVCGWKLEPRLCLAQTWQVPPASRPNVAEGSDAETHAVALVLCEGGTVISFERGEYMPHPDSAVWEVVGTDGSIALHMLYKDEKVIRHDAATPETGLVSQDIWSGTETWAEMQGFETLDFAEAIVTGRAPQTTLEKALIVQRITDAIYRSADTGKAVEV; this is encoded by the coding sequence GTGGACAAGGTCAAACTGGGCGTGATCGGCTGCGGCGTCATGGGCGTTCGGCATCTGGCGGCTGCGGCAAGGTCGGAGCACGCAGTGCCGTTCGCGGCGGCCGACCTCATGAGGGAACGCGCCGAGGCCGCCGTCAAGGAGCACGGCGCCGAGCGCGTCTACACCGACGGGCGCGATCTGATCGCCGACGAGGATGTTGACGCCGTCGTGTTCGCCGCGCCGGCCGCCCATCGGGACGCCCTGGTGATCGAGGCGCTCAAGGCCGGCAAGCACGTGCTGATCGAGAAGCCCGTGGCGATGAACGCGGACGTCGTCCGGCGGATGATCGAAGCGCGCGGCGACAGGGTGGCCGCCTGCTGCTCGTGCCGGTTCCACGCCTACGCATCCGCCCGCGCGGCGGCCGCTTTCGTGTCCACCGGCGCCCTGGGCGACCTGCGGGTCATCCACTGCCGCGCCTTCACGCCCGCCCGCGGCACGCCGAAGAAGATGCCGCCCGTCTGGCGCCTCGTCAAGGCCCTCAACGGCGGCGGCATCATGGCCAACTGGGGCTGCTACGACCTGGACTACCTGCTCGGCGTCTGCGGGTGGAAGCTCGAACCGCGGCTCTGCCTCGCGCAGACCTGGCAGGTGCCGCCGGCCTCGCGGCCGAATGTTGCCGAGGGGTCCGACGCCGAGACGCATGCCGTGGCCCTTGTGCTCTGCGAGGGCGGCACGGTCATCAGCTTCGAGCGCGGCGAGTACATGCCGCACCCGGATTCCGCCGTCTGGGAGGTCGTCGGCACGGACGGCTCGATCGCCCTGCACATGCTCTACAAGGACGAGAAGGTCATCCGCCACGACGCCGCGACGCCCGAGACGGGCCTCGTGAGCCAGGACATCTGGAGTGGCACGGAGACCTGGGCGGAGATGCAGGGCTTCGAGACGCTCGACTTCGCCGAGGCGATCGTGACGGGCCGCGCGCCGCAGACGACGCTCGAAAAGGCGCTCATCGTCCAGCGCATCACGGACGCCATCTACAGGTCCGCGGATACCGGCAAGGCCGTCGAGGTCTGA